A region of Liolophura sinensis isolate JHLJ2023 chromosome 8, CUHK_Ljap_v2, whole genome shotgun sequence DNA encodes the following proteins:
- the LOC135472640 gene encoding uncharacterized protein LOC135472640 — MPPNLGEEDTIERIIKDPKSVSWETFKEFGIDPVSLIPPRRDYDWSVHSKLPVHSYTGVSSLWRTRKTFVPAKYKSFCSNVSSTDRENLYSSSVRNTDQGDKWQANTSADDELIVYDTEVIYVNCTPDNVESETNVRSDNETFYQSPESDSHLDDSVDNAYELLASFKLNDAETMFLNVFKDLDETSEEGKQSTVKVMMGLAEICLRKSRMTRGNPMESQWLQAHNIALLQYAVQLCSEALQSEGNNQMITWYQEQHNCALKKMKPAEENFVKSMYTYIQSDKASLQRQMFFSLSAPTTPTGEFNFPLSSTPLQHVFPGVQFQRNASVEHLSSENNAFPGGLQWMVKFQEYCQDRLRSKDSARIVEQLFSLNSEISDLLNKDPEDCDKDKATAQSETKPDEGCNDITQELDVPSEQQSDEGCKDNVQESGIRDEAVELQTVSPLHACTVSLTLAKLISKLAEKLVGEGECVKGEALYEQSREILEFIQDGTKGMVVLYAQTVKKLGMLKIKLGDISSGIQLLQTAIRSYREVGDEASNGDIALALVEIGDSHTIEKWDSESIFDHVIDVIREAFDKESLADVPLTSKSNNDPEESKCNSPSKEMSQSYCSSTQEAIWCYEEAIDILENLPLCDVLNSTVYARAITRLGDSHFIQQEYNEALFCYEKAQTLFRVTSGRSALIQHGHVLCMLGTTSFMLHLYPKAAMVFECAYRMLKHAFRGEYPYKMALLLSLLGLATYKLQHYHKCISWSFRAYEMYIDLFKDSLTNLPRQKLWIACQTLYILGNSYNVLNLHEKAIHYLTLGRSIMTVASNTDRRQYMRVLQVLGDCYFAQYDYKTALTFYNEALQDFEGEALQLIRVHQNIAELNQSSDDKGFHNQLLSRSADAHLHMQEYKDAFGLLAQVSNIQDVLEDDIKGDLVTTLHQLGNMHSMSGDADQAIQSFKDCVEIYQEVHGDLGPEMSIILGNLATMCYVKACTSEGAEEELEMTIAAEQNFQDAIALENNLNVLVKYSSFLFSQGNYDDAVMYLQDALKQAHEEQLIGYSGLEKVTLPEVLQDEVDYQSEVSFPATPLIHYLLMVSHKALGEMKVAEDHLLLLMKEVMKGDNPVMHSLVGYALMDMGMFKDAAEFFAIAFHMKEDYHLATDNYCTCLGIMVLHTLQKSVENIYFSRNKEQ; from the exons TCCTCCTTATGGAGAACCAGGAAGACCTTTGTGCCTGCGAAATACAAGAGTTTCTGCTCAAATGTGTCCAGCACTGACCGTGAGAATCTCTACAGCTCATCTGTAAGAAACACTGACCAGGGTGACAAGTGGCAAGCCAACACTTCTGCA GATGATGAACTGATTGTGTATGACACTGAGGTGATCTATGTGAACTGCACCCCAGACAATGTTGAATCAGAAACCAATGTCCGCTCAGATAACGAAACGTTTTATCAGAGCCCAGAATCAGACAGCCATCTGGATGATTCCGTGGACAACGCTTATGAGCTTCTGGCCAGTTTCAAGCTCAATGATGCGGAAACAATGTTCCTGAACGTGTTCAAAGACCTGGATGAAACTTCTGAGGAAGGCAAACAGTCAACAGTGAAGGTGATGATGGGTCTGGCTGAGATCTGCTTACGGAAAAGTCGTATGACACGTGGGAATCCAATGGAGAGTCAGTGGCTGCAAGCGCACAACATTGCACTTCTGCAGTATGCTGTTCAGCTGTGCAGTGAAGCACTGCAGAGTGAGGGCAACAACCAAATGATCACCTGGTATCAAGAGCAGCACAATTGTGCgcttaaaaaaatgaaacctgCAGAGGAGAACTTTGTTAAgtccatgtacacatacatccaGAGTGACAAAGCTTCTCTTCAACGTCAGATGTTCTTTTCACTCTCTGCACCCACAACGCCAACGGGAGAATTCAACTTTCCCCTGAGCAGCACCCCACTTCAGCATGTCTTCCCTGGGGTACAGTTCCAGAGGAATGCCTCTGTGGAACACTTGTCATCGGAAAATAATGCTTTTCCTGGGGGACTCCAATGGATGGTGAAATTTCAAGAATACTGCCAAGACCGTCTCCGAAGTAAGGATTCAGCGCGAATCGTGGAGCAGCTGTTTTCATTGAACTCTGAAATTTCTGACCTACTGAATAAGGATCCGGAGGATTGTGATAAAGACAAGGCTACTGCACAATCCGAAACAAAACCTGATGAAGGATGTAATGATATAACTCAAGAATTAGACGTGCCATCTGAACAGCAGTCTGATGAAGGATGCAAGGATAATGTTCAGGAATCAGGAATCAGAGATGAGGCTGTAGAGCTTCAGACAGTGTCTCCTCTACATGCCTGTACAGTGAGCCTCACCCTAGCCAAACTGATAAGTAAACTTGCAGAAAAACTGGTCGGAGAAGGAGAATGTGTGAAAGGGGAAGCCCTGTATGAACAGAGCAGAGAAATTCTAGAGTTCATTCAGGATGGAACAAAAGGTATGGTGGTGCTGTATGCCCAGACTGTCAAGAAACTAGGGATGCTGAAGATTAAACTAGGCGATATTAGCTCTGGCATCCAACTGCTACAAACAGCCATTCGCTCATACAGGGAAGTGGGCGATGAGGCCTCTAACGGAGACATTGCCTTGGCGCTAGTAGAAATTGGGGACAGTCATACCATTGAGAAATGGGATTCGGAGTCCATATTTGATCATGTTATTGATGTCATACGAGAGGCTTTTGACAAGGAATCTCTTGCTGATGTCCCACTTACGTCTAAGAGCAACAATGACCCAGAGGAGAGCAAGTGCAATTCACCAAGCAAAGAGATGAGCCAGAGCTACTGTTCGAGCACTCAGGAAGCCATATGGTGTTATGAGGAGGCCATTGACATCCTTGAGAATCTGCCATTGTGCGATGTTCTGAACAGTACCGTGTATGCCCGTGCCATCACCAGGCTTGGGGATTCGCACTTCATACAACAGGAGTACAATGAAGCTCTGTTCTGCTACGAGAAAGCTCAGACACTCTTCCGTGTGACAAGCGGGAGGAGTGCCCTAATACAGCATGGTCACGTCCTCTGCATGCTTGGCACTACCAGTTTCATGTTACATCTCTACCCAAAAGCTGCCATGGTTTTCGAGTGTGCATACCGTATGCTGAAGCACGCATTCAGGGGAGAGTACCCTTACAAAATGGCCCTCCTTTTGTCTCTGCTGGGATTAGCCACTTACAAGCTCCAGCATTACCACAAGTGTATTTCATGGAGCTTCCGTGCCTATGAAATGTACATTGATCTGTTTAAAGACAGCCTAACAAATCTGCCCAGACAGAAGCTCTGGATAGCCTGCCAGACTCTGTACATCCTGGGGAATTCGTACAACGTCCTGAATCTTCATGAGAAGGCCATCCACTACTTAACCCTTGGGAGATCCATCATGACTGTGGCCAGTAACACGGACAGGCGACAGTACATGCGGGTTCTACAAGTCCTGGGGGACTGCTACTTTGCGCAGTACGACTACAAGACAGCTCTCACGTTTTACAACGAGGCGCTGCAAGACTTTGAAGGAGAAGCCTTGCAGCTGATTCGCGTTCATCAGAACATCGCGGAGCTGAACCAGTCTTCGGATGACAAGGGTTTCCACAATCAACTACTGAGCAGATCAGCCGATGCTCACCTCCACATGCAGGAGTACAAGGATGCATTCGGGCTTCTTGCACAGGTCAGCAATATTCAGGACGTTTTAGAAGATGACATAAAGGGTGATCTGGTGACGACACTCCATCAACTAGGCAACATGCACTCTATGTCTGGGGATGCAGACCAGGCCATCCAGTCATTCAAGGACTGTGTGGAAATATACCAGGAGGTGCACGGGGATCTTGGGCCCGAGATGAGCATCATTCTGGGCAACCTGGCCACAATGTGCTACGTGAAGGCATGCACCAGCGAAGGCGCCGAAGAGGAGTTGGAGATGACCATAGCTGCAGAGCAGAACTTCCAGGATGCCATTGCCCTGGAGAATAATCTCAACGTTCTGGTGAAGTATTCCAGCTTTCTGTTCAGCCAGGGAAACTATGACGATGCTGTCATGTATCTCCAAGACGCCTTAAAGCAAGCCCATGAAGAGCAGTTGATTGGTTACAGTGGGCTAGAGAAGGTCACTCTGCCAGAAGTTCTCCAGGATGAGGTGGATTATCAGTCCGAGGTCAGCTTCCCAGCTACACCTCTCATCCACTACCTCCTGATGGTATCACACAAGGCACTGGGTGAAATGAAAGTGGCAGAGGACCATCTCCTCCTCCTGATGAAGGAGGTcatgaagggagacaacccTGTCATGCACTCTCTGGTAGGCTATGCTCTCATGGACATGGGGATGTTCAAGGATGCGGCAGAGTTCTTTGCTATTGCGTTTCACATGAAAGAGGATTATCATTTGGCCACAGAcaattattgtacatgtttagGGATCATGGTACTACACACTCTACAGAAATCTGTGGAAAACATCTACTTCAGCAGAAACAAAGAGCAGTAG